The region TTTTCCTTCACAGAGACAGCTCAAGACTCTGAAATTGTTACTCCCAGGACAGGAACAGGTGCTGTATCAGGTTCTTCGCTGAAACCCTAGGGGTTAACTTCCACATTCTATCCCTAGACATCTTCAGTAGACGAACTCCCTCCAGGGATTTCTTGATTAAGAGAATTTTTAAAGGATAAACAGTCTAACGCAGCATGTGAacttttctatatttaaaagcatattaaaattaataaatttaacatgCAGACAAAGTGCAGGTAATTACTTAATGGGGGATATAAGCAGCAATAATTAACattgaaatagaaagaaaatgaataatcatagtaatttaatttcatatatctaattaattataactgtaaattaatcaataacgtggcgtgtttatttttatttttgtgactTCAAATGATAAGTACACAATCAGCATCCTGAAAGTTTAATCCACAGACCATATTCCCAAGCTAACCAAAGTTGAGTTTATACTGTTCATTCCATCTTCCTGGAATCTTTAAGGTGTCCCTTCTTTCGAATCGCAAGGCAAAAACTTAGTCTCCAGAAATCAACAATTGATTCTGGCAACAATTGTATCAAACCCCAGAGAAGGGAATGGGGCCAGTAAGGTGTGCAGCGAGGTTCATAGCCTATAGCACGCAGACCTGCCCGGGCATAACCATCTGATGATGGAACCCAAAAGGAAGATCTCCTTATTGATGCCATCTTTGTTGCCACGTAAAGCGGAACCTGCATCAATAAAACCCTAGATTGATCAAAGaagcataaaacaaagaaaatcggATGCTTAAACCAATACCTGATAGTAAGCAGAATGTTTATCATTATTCTACCTGAATAAGATCTGAAATTATACTTAAGATATTTATGCAAATCAAGAGACAAAAACTCAAGATGGGAGACCTGCATCTCTCTTGATaagcacaaaagaaaaaataattatttacaaGATGAGTGTTATAGTCAGAAAGGGCACACAGATCACAAACATCAGATAGGCAAGGTGCTGTAGGCTTTTCAGTATGCTTTGGTTATGATTCCTCCGCTAGAGTTGTCTGTGTTTTACAGAGCAAATAGCCATCTCATTGACGTTTCCTCACATCATCACTTGCCAGCTTTTAAGTCAGAAAACATGAATTCAATTAGCAGTAAGTTCTAGTATCGTCTCACATCTAAAACTCTACCGCTTCTCTCTCTAATTATACCAGCCAATTCAGACAAATGTGTAGAATACAAGGAAGAATTCAAAAGACAGGagaatcaaaagaagaagaagaaaaattatgtgCATTGTTGGATAGAAAAATATGATTAGCATGGCATATATATAGCATTTCCACATGATAAGTTCATCTTATACTGATAATGATAGTTACATTCATCGGGATTATAACACTAAGAATATGTTTGGGAATGTGATTTGCattgtatttctaaaaaaaataatttttttattaaaatttaatatattgtgtatgttttaaatcgttttgatatggaaatatcaaaaataattttttaaaaataaaaaaaatcattaacatatattttaatataaaaaattatttaaaaataaccacaattACTGTACCAAATCAAATAGACATTCAGCAGCGCTAACAAcacactaagaaaaaaaaagtaggtaAAACCATGAAGTGCACGAAAGCATTTGTATATCTATAATTTTGTCACGAAAACGAAAGAAAGATGGCCTCTACCTAACAACtgtattataaaattcaatcatgATCTTTCTTTTTGACAGAATTAAGCATCAGCTTGCTCGACCATAATccaatttttggattttcaaaaaaataaattaataataagatagaaaatgaatgaataaaaaatatttgagaattgAGTCAAGATCACacaaatttaaagtttgaggattgaattataaatttggaGGTCAATTTGGTCAAACATGAAGAATgggggacttaattgaacttaaaattgtttaattaataacatcaggGACCCAATGTTAAATATCAGAAGTTCAGGGTCCAAGTTGAAAATAGCCATTTCCAGGGATACAAACGGCGCCGTTTGAACCACTATTCATCATCACCTTCTCCAGACCAGGGACCGATTCAACAGGAAACCAAAACCGTTTTGGACCACGTCTCCCATGAACGTCTCCTCAGCTGTCCATTATCTTCCAGAGGCCACGTTGAACAGTCCTGCAATAACTGGACTGTTATTcccctgtttcttctcaaagaaacagatGCGTTCGTGCCTCACGATCGTGAGGCACGAATACATGAACAGAGGCcattctctggctttataaaagccagagaaggcCACAGAAAAGGGGGAACCAACGAATGAACAAACAGAAAAGCAGATACAGAGAAAAAGGGAAaccaaggaaaagaagaagaagaagaagaagaagaacgaaGACACAGGAAAATTACACAATGCAAGACGCAAACAAAGGAAATTCAAAGGAACTGGGGGAGCTTTTCTAGAAGAGAAAACACTAGAGGACAGACGCAGGGGACGAAGGAATAGCAGCAACACAGGGGACAGAAGAAGACCAGAAGAAAACCCAGGAAAAAAAGTAAGAGACAGACACGAAACGAGAAGGGAGAAGACATCGTCCGGCCAGAGCTAACCGGTCGTTACCATCGTCTTCGTCTTCACCCCGCAACTGCACCAGGTAAGTTTGCATCTTTCCCTCTCTTTCCATTTTTAATTACACAGGCACTGTACACTTGCAGTTTTGACTTTTAATTACTCCCGTCGTGCTGAGCGTGCGTGAAGCTTTTCACGCGTATTCCctgcccagccgggtcactggctggGGCCAGTGACCGGGGTGGATCAGCTGAGTGTAGTCCAGTTCTTACAGGCTGGGTTAGAccctccaaaaaataaaaatacgggcattgatttaaattattttattagtttattcacTAATTTTAGAATCAGGAatatcatatgttttttttactatgtaatatttaataatgctaaaatttaaaatatctgtGGTTGAATATTCATTTACGTCAGAGTCATGAATATTACATAAATCATCATAACATAAACCAATAAACTTTTAGTAATTTAAGATATAATTAGCAATGTAGTCTGTtttaaacataatatttaaagaatgataatatctttttttttatataaccagtctcttattataaaatttttattgatcaattaagatttctaataactataatattaaataaaatttatttaaataaaatatttttctgtcaaaaaaaataaaatactagaaatttattctttctattgatgatttttaaggCCGTTATAATGTTCCGATGATAAAACACAACATATCAAGATTTCTAATAAGCTAATTATAATAGAATATATGTAGTGTGTCCTCTGTTATTGAAAAACATATGTTGGGGGTAACGGCAgacaaatcataaattatttcctAACGCAAGCTTGTAGCTTAAAGCACTTGACATGCAGCTATTCCATATCGATCAATCCATGTTTTAGGGTTCATAGTTACTTTATAAGGCGAAAAGGAGATAAagatggtttttcttcaatgcCCTCACCAAAGAGCAGAAAACTGACTGATGCAAGTAGAAAGAAATTTCGTCACCATTTATATTCCAAATTTCAGATGCGATCACATAATTAAGCACATTCATTTAGACATAATCACAGATTGACCAGAACATCAACGTAAACTAAATCCATTACATACAGATCAGGATAAGTATTGAAAGCAGCAGAGCATTGTAGTATGGAGAAGCACAGTACCTGACACTGCACATCAATCCCAGTACTTTTCTTGTATTCAACATAAAGGCATCTTGAGAATTGATCAATGTACCTGATAACATTACACagattaaataaatgaaaactaaTAGCAACCTGCTCCAAATCTCCACAAATTAGATCCTTGTAAATAAATCacgaagaaaaataagaagagagGCTTACGCTTTAGTAGCAGCATAAACAGCATTAAGAGGATCAGAAGGAATAACAATGGCAGCACCAGAACCAATATTAACAATAgcacctttcttcttcttcaacatcCCATGCTAAACAGCTTGCGTAACTTTGGTAGTGCCTTCCACGTTCACTTTAATCAAATTCTTCAACAACCCCTCATCAACCTCATGAAAGAACCTCGCATAAGGATAAGAAACCCCAACATTATTAATCAAGACACCAACATCCAATCCTTCAATAGTCTCCTTGATCTTTTGAACACCCTCGTCAATATCGCCACTGAAATCAACAACAACGTTCTTGATTTGAACATTACTGTATGTGGATTGAATAGAACCTGACACGTCTTTGAGTTTATCAGGATTCCTGCCCACCAAGACTAGATTGAGACCCTTTCGAGCCATTTGGAAAGCGAATCCCTTGCCAATACCGTCAGTGGGCCCAGTAACGAGAGCCCATGACCCATATTTCTTGAGATTCTTGGCAGGTCTGAGGAAACTAACGTAGACGCATTTGAGAGTAGCGGAAAGGAATTTCAGAAGTGAAAGAGAACCCAAAGTGAAGAGCAGAAGAAGCCAGAAAGGCTGATCTTTGAGCTGGTCAATGAAACGGAGATCCATTCTTTAGTTATGCTTTTCGATCCGAGACGTGGGATTTGATGAAGACTTAAATAATAGAATGCTATAAAGAAAGAAGGGGAAAGAAAGGTAAGGAAGCTTCTGTTAATGTTAACACTGCAGAATTTTGGATTTAAAAGCGGAGCTAACGAGGAAAACAgagtgcgcgcgcgcgcgtgtgagAGGAAAAATCGAGTGGCAGAAGATAAGTTAGGCGAGAACAGACAGAAGAACGCGGGAATTAACTAAGATTTGATGGAGAAAGCGAAAGGTGGCTGAACGGAGTGTGGTGAAGTAGATGAGATGAAAACCGCCCCATTAACTACTTATGGTGACGTTTATTCACAACATGGCTTCGTTGGGACACACTGCCAAGGGCCTTCCTTGTTCAAGATTCTTGCCATTTAAGATTCTTGTCTCCTGTTCCTCCTTTTTTGGTTCTTCGATGCTCGTCTGACGGGACACTGACATGTCCATTCTGAAAACCTGGGATACAATTTGTTATGAATAAATTTTgggctattttttgtttttagcatattttttaaaaaatataccggtaaaataacatattaaaaaattaaaaaataatagaatttgtgtatatcatgattaaaaaaatatgactttTATAGTTTGTTACCTAACAacacccaataaaaaatattaaataaaatgaagataaaataataaaaataaaaaataaaaaatatgttttgagatacaccaaaacttcaattacaacaatatttatatcaagaaataaatatataaatcatccTCCATATGTAGACGGAAGATATATATTACAAATGTCTGAATTTTGTTCAAGTAGAGTATAAATTACCTTTTTGGTtaaatttttcatgacatatacacatttaatttttgtttcatatatactttcttgatattaaaaaaaaaaaaaaccttttgatccCATCAACGGGCGAGGCGCGATGAGGATTTACGGTGAGGTTGTTTCCGATGAAAATTAATCTTCCTGATCTCGAGGAAGTACCTATCATAGGTCGTCCCTTTGTCGAGGAGTAAATTCAAGAACAACTCGGGAGATTAAAGAGAGGAAAAACAGACCCTTCGTATAACACAAACTATATACCATGTACTATGCCTTTGACGCacatttattcattaaaaaatatattaaattgatattttttaataattttaatttgttttgttaaaaataaaaaaatataaaaaattattttaatttatttttaaacgaaatattattttaaaaaacattctgcCCCACGGCTCGAAGTTGGAAAAGACACCTTAATTTTTTACCCTGCTTGTGCAGAAAATTCTCTCACCCCCTTCATTCTAATTCGattaattgaccccaaaatcGACAACAGAGGTTGAATTGACTGTTAACTTGCTGATATATATgggattttagaaataaatcTAATGATTTCTGAAAGCATGCataattgaaaaagaaacatgaaTAATTAAGAGAAGTTTTGAAAACAGCATaaaaaccccaaaaccccaTCAAGGATAGACTAGCTACAAATTTGCTCGAACTTGTGCTGTGAGCTTTCCTCTTCGGTGGATACCAACAGAGAGACGCCAGGAATCAAGAACGCGCTCGGGAAGCAAGCAAGCCAGCCACCATTGAATCGAGTGAGCCCAGTAGGGAGCACACCGTGCTTCATAGCCTACTCGACCAATCGCAGCCTTGGCGTAAGCTTCTGGTGATGGTATGAACAAGGATGACTTCTGAATCGAAGCTACTCTTGAAGTCATTTTTGTTGCAACATATAGCGGCACCTGTGTAGGGAGCCTTGATTACATTAGGTATATTCATCATGAAAATTACCTTCTTCTTAGATGAAGGTATCAGTACCCATAAGTTATTTAGGGGGGAaacaaaatttaagggaaaccTGCTCTCTGGGCTTCATAGTTTTTTCATTAAGCCACTTACTCAGTAATGAATGTTTGATGACGAGATAgttgtgtttttgaatttgaaacggattaaaataatatatatattttagattttaatatttaacatattaaaaattataaaaatattttaaaagacgtcagtttaatattttttatataataaataatttatttataaaaaaacaaaaattactatAATGTCAAACAAGTGTTTTAATAGTCGAAGTATCATTTAATTTCCTCATAAAATGTAATGTAGTCATTATACTTTACTTTGATTAAACCAACTACTCATTAATGTATGTTTGATAGCAAgatatttagtgtttttttaattgaaaatatattaaaataatatatatttagattttagaatCAACAcgttaaaaatcataaaaacatataaaaaaccatcaatttaatattttttatgcaataaaaattacaacaatATCAAATGAGTATCTTAGTAGTTGGAGTGacatttaatttcttcattcagAAAATGTAATGTAGTTATTACACTTTACATTGATTTACCAGAAATTAAGACAAATATGGTAATAGAAAGTAATGGCGATCGATGCACAGAGATGGAAGCTAAAATACCTGACACTGTACATGAATTCCACAGCGTCTGTATTCCACGTATAAACATCTTGATAATTGATCAATGTAACTGCAAGGACTCAGCAGCTCAAATAATATTAGTTAGGTCATTATTAATAATTGAACGGCCCATTAAATTCTAATAAATCTAGTTTctttatccataaaaaaatatatctatttgACTTAGATTTTCattatcaatattttctttcaaaatattttttttataccgtAACTACTTAGAATATTTCTGGAATTTACTTGCTGGAAGATGTGACTATAATTATATAGAcatattttttccaataaaaataattacattatacatatttaaattaaataataaactagACATTATAAACTtgcaataaatataattacttGGTATATATAATCATACTTCGTTTGATTTAAGCAAATAAATCCacgtgagaaaaaaataaaaaataccaaggATGGTAACCCATTTGATTTCAGCCACGCACTTGATTTTAAGTAGCATTTAATTACTATaccgagataaaaaaaaattatatttttttattttaaaatgatataaatttatttttaaatcattatgtttatttttctatttctctaataaatatgtttatacTTTTAGAGCATTAATTGAGCATTAATTGAGCACAATTTTAATTGTGTTCTCTATATTGTATTATAATTGTGCATGGGTGGTTGAagtaaataatcttttaattaatacacTAACCTACCAAACCTCCAAATTTGGCCAACCTCAAAAGTACACCTAAAAATTGATTCCTTGTTTTTCTATTCTCTATCACTAGAAGTTATCAAATGTATCAAGCAATTAAAGTTCATAGgagtatttttttccttttttatgtgCTGCGCGcccttaattaattaactatttaGTCGcttaattaaagtttaattttttattatatatctatAGGAGCTTGTTTTATACATTAATTCAAGGCTTCCCTTTTAAATctcgtttgtttgttttttccctcCCCTTGAATGCTTTGTTAAAGAATAAGGATGAGGATGCAAAGTTGTTAAAAGAAAACGGATGATTAGTTTTTTCCCTGTTTTTCAGCTATAGTCAGTTAtgcattcttttcttttataacaACTTAGTTAACCATGCTGCTGGTGTGGGAATAATTTCCTTTTGCATGGGAAAGGCTGGCTCATCAGCCTTGATACGTGTATATATATTCCTTCTGTTTCTTCATTGAAAAGTAGAAAAGAGACAATCAGAATAATAAAACTGCATTGGAAAGTTAGCAGCCAAAACGTCTTTGTTCTctgttcctttctttttctttttggttttcagCCTCTGCAACCCTCAGCATTtctttcatggtatcagagcttcgGTCATTTAactaaaaatggaaaaagatgCTGAAAATCAACAACCACCACCATTTACTGCAAAATCAACCTCACGTTTCCATAACCTCTCTGACCCAAACAATCCATACCGACTTGATCATGGTGACACATCAGTTCTTGGTTTGGTGACTGATCTCTTAACCACAGAAAACTATGTTACTTGGGCAAGAGCCATGAAGAGGGCCCTTAGAGCCAAGAACAAACTTGGTTTTGTTGATGGCAGTATCACAAAACCTTCAGATCCCAACGATCCTCTTCTAGAAGCATGGGAAAGATGCAACGACATGATTGTTTCATGGATTCACAACTCTGTAAGTTCTTCAGTAAAGTCTTCTTTCATCCTTGTTGACAATGCCTATGATATTTGGAATGAGCTTTGTGAGAGACTTACCCAGCAAAATGGTCCACGAATATTTCAACTAAAAGGGGCTCTAGCCAACTTAACTCAGGGAAATGATTTAGTCAGTGTTTATTATGGAAAGCTGAAAACAATTTGGGATGAGTTAACCTTACATTGTCCCTTGCCAGAGTGTTCTTGTGGACAGATGAAGATGCTGATTGATCGATACCAACAAGATTGTGTAATTCAGTTTCTCATGGGTCTAAATGAAACATATTCCAATGTAAGGGATCAGATCATGCTAATGGATCCCATACCACAAGTCAGTAAAGTCTTTTCTCTTATTCAGCAGCAGGAGAAACAACACCAGATGTTATCTCATGCATCTACTCCTGAATCAATGGCTTTTCTTGCCAAAAACACATCCACAACCTTCAGGTCATTTAACAGACCCTACTGTCCACACTGCAAGATTCAAGGGCATCCCTTAGAAGATTGTTTTAAAGCAGGAAATGCCACACCACCTACTTGCAGCCACTGTCACATGAGTGGTCATCTGGCAGAGAAATGTTACAAGTTAGTGGGGTATCCTCCTGGCCATAAATTGCAT is a window of Populus nigra chromosome 10, ddPopNigr1.1, whole genome shotgun sequence DNA encoding:
- the LOC133705064 gene encoding very-long-chain 3-oxoacyl-CoA reductase 1-like, with the protein product MLKKKKGAIVNIGSGAAIVIPSDPLNAVYAATKAYIDQFSRCLYVEYKKSTGIDVQCQVPLYVATKMASIRRSSFWVPSSDGYARAGLRAIGYEPRCTPYWPHSLLWGLIQLLPESIVDFWRLSFCLAIRKKGHLKDSRKME
- the LOC133705208 gene encoding very-long-chain 3-oxoacyl-CoA reductase 1-like: MDLRFIDQLKDQPFWLLLLFTLGSLSLLKFLSATLKCVYVSFLRPAKNLKKYGSWALVTGPTDGIGKGFAFQMARKGLNLVLVGRNPDKLKDVSGSIQSTYSNVQIKNVVVDFSGDIDEGVQKIKETIEGLDVGVLINNVGVSYPYARFFHEVDEGLLKNLIKVNVEGTTKVTQAV